The DNA region CAAAACATTCTTCAGAACACAAAGAGAGCATTGAATCATCTAGATCATGAACATTGTACCGGGAAATAAGTGGAGATGAATATTACTGGCGGATCAAGTAACTTTCAGTAAGGAATAGCACCATCAGGCAAATCCCAGTTGTCGTCGTCTCTCACCTTCTGGGGCGCAGAATCATCTTCCGCTGAGAATGGTGATGAAAATCTTGGCCCAAATCGTCTGAAAACCAAATGGAATAGCTATTTACACACAAACATATAtatacagagagagagagagaggattaGGGATGAAGCAAATCACCTCCTGCGGTTCCTTCTTCCGGCCTCCcgaaccttcctcttcttctcctcctgctTGTTCTCGAAGAACCTCCTCCGCTTGTACTCCTGGATGACACCCGACTTGGACACCTCCCTCCGGAACCGCCTGACCAGGGCTTCCTCCGACTCCGCCTCGTCCACCACGATCTGTGCGTGGTAGCCCGAGTTGAAGACGATTACCTCCGACTGACGGAGGCCGGGGTCGACGACGGCCGGCTCGGCACGGTCGAACAGTTCGGTGGCGGCCGCGAGGGGGCGGAAAGAGGGGGAGGAGAGTGGGAAGGAGCGGCGAGAGGGAGGTGGAAATCGAATAGAAGGAACGGGAAGGGTTTTGGAGAGGGGGAAGCGGAGGAGATTGACGCCGGTCGCGGCCATTTTAGGGGAAAAGAGAAgacgaagaaggagaagcttatcCGTTTAAAAAGGAGCGGAGCTTGTGATTGTAGCTGCAGGAGCTTTTTGTCCACAAGTTTGCTATATACTTAAttcattaacttaattttttaaatataattttcaacaATTTATAGATAGGATTTATTAAATTAGTATTTAAATTGAATTAGAAGATAATaatttcagtagttaaaacttaataaaatcttaaataattttgaccaaaCTCAATGAGTACACCATCTTTGAATGTTCAAAATCCATATTATTATGGAAGGAATTACTCTCGTTCATTAAATTACAATAATTAGGTATTAAGGAGGTAAATGGATTAAATGATTCGTGAATTATTCAAAATTCGATTCGATAAAAAATTTATTCGAGTTTGTTCGTTTAGCTTATtgagccaagctcgagctcgacaattctatcgagccgagctcgaaaaGATATTTGGCTCGTGAGCTCATGAACATGCTCGTTTTTAGGCTCGTGAACTCAGACTCGAGATCGGTTCGTTTAAAGGGCTCGAGAACATGCTCATTTATAGGTTCGTGAACTcaggcttgagctcggctcgtttaaaggGATCAAGAATATGTTTGTTTATAAGCTCGTGaattcgagctcgagctcggctcgattaaagGGTCGCGAACATGTTCAATGATGTGTTGAGTTTAGAAGTTTAATGTAGTAAT from Zingiber officinale cultivar Zhangliang chromosome 4B, Zo_v1.1, whole genome shotgun sequence includes:
- the LOC121976550 gene encoding 30S ribosomal protein S21, chloroplastic-like → MAATGVNLLRFPLSKTLPVPSIRFPPPSRRSFPLSSPSFRPLAAATELFDRAEPAVVDPGLRQSEVIVFNSGYHAQIVVDEAESEEALVRRFRREVSKSGVIQEYKRRRFFENKQEEKKRKVREAGRRNRRRRFGPRFSSPFSAEDDSAPQKVRDDDNWDLPDGAIPY